CACGTGCCCGAGCCGCTGGAGATCCTCGCCTTCGGCGTCCCGCACATGCCGCTGGAGTCCGCCGAGCGCATGACGCTGGTGGAGGAGTGACCGCCCCCGACCGGCCCGGCGCCGACGAGGCGCTGGCCGCCGTGCTCGCCACGGTGCGCAGCCAACTGCCGGACTCCGCCGACCCGTCGGCGGAGATCGACCCCGACGCGCCGCTCGACGGGCTCGGCTTCGACTCGCTCCGGACGGTCCGGCTGCTCGTCGAGGTCGAGGAGGCGCTGGGCGTCGAGTTCCCGCCCGACCTGGTCACCGCCGAGACCTTCCGCACCGCCCGGACACTCGCCGACGCCGTCCTCGACGTCCGCACCGCCCGCTGACCAGGACCGCCGCCCGCCCGCCGGCCCCGAACGAGGAACACCCCATGCCCGACGGCCACCCGGCCCACACCGACCCCGTCCACCGCTACGAGGGCCTCCCGTTCCGGGCCGGCACACCACGCCGTGCCACCGTCCTGGACCACCTGGACCACTGGGCGGCCACCCGGGGCGGCGACCCGTATCTCACCGCCGTCGCCGCCGACGGCGGCACCACCGTGCTGACCTACCGGGAACTCGACCGGTACAGCCGACGGCTCGCCCACTGGGTGCTCACCGAGGCCGCGACCCCGGGCGAAGCGGTCGGGCTGATGCCCGTCAACGACGCCGAGTCCGTTGTCGCGGTCTACGCCCTGCTCAGGGCGGGCTGCCCGGCGCTGATGCTCAACCCGGCCGATCCGGCGGCCCGGCTGGCGCAGCAGACCGAGGCACTCGGTGTCCGGACGGTGCTGCACGGCGCGAACGCCGACGGCGGCGGCCTCCCCGGGGCCCGTCGGCTGCCCGACCCGCGCCGGCTGCCCGACCCGCCCGCGAAGGGCAGCCCGGAGCCGGCGGCCGGCCCCGGCGCGGACGCGCTGTACTTCGGCACCTCCGGATCCACCGCGGCGTCCAAGCTGGTCGCCCAGACCCACGCCAACGCGGTCGCCAACGCCGAGGCGCTCCGCCGCCTCCACGGCCTCGGCCCGGGGGACACCTTCCTCGGCTGCCTGCCGATCCACCACGTCAACGGCGTCCACTTCACGCTCTTCGGCACACTCGCCGCCGGCGCCCACGCCGTCCTCGCCGAACGCTTCAGCCCGTTCGGGTACCCGAAGCTGCTGACCGCGTACCGCCCGCGGGTGGCCAGTGTCGTGCCGAGCGTCCTGGACGCGCTGACCGAGACCTGGCGCAGCCCCCGGCTGCCCGCGGAGTTCCGCTACTTCGTCTCCGCGGCGGCACCGCTCTCCGCGGAGACCGCCAGGGCCGTGCACGACCGGCTCGGCGCCCGCGTCCTGCAGGGGTACGGGCTGACCGAGACCACCAACTTCTCCACGACACTGCCGGCAGGCCTCTCCGACGACGCCTACCGGCGGCTCGTGCTCGACACCGACATCCCGTCCGTCGGTGCCGCCGTGCACGGCAACGAGGTGGCCGTCCTGCTGCCCGACGGCAGCCCCGCCGCACCCGGACAAACCGGTGAGGTCTGCATGCGCGGCCACAACGTCATGGCCCGCTACGCCAACAACGAGGAGGCCACCGCCGAGGCCTTCCGGGACGGCTGGTTCCACTCCCAGGACCTGGGCCGCGCCGTCGTCGACGAGGAGACCGGCCGGACGGTGTTCGTCCTCACCGGACGGACCAAGAACACCGCCAAGGTCCGCGGCGAGACGGTGTCGCTGGAGGAGATGGAGCGTGTCCTGCGGGCACTGCCCGGGGTGCGCGACGCCGCCTGCGCCGCCCTCCCCGACCGGCTGCTCGGGGAGACGATCTCGGCGGCGGTCTGCGCGGAGCCCGATCTCACCGACCCGGCGCTGCGGGCGCACCTGCTCCGGCACTTCGCCGAGGCGGTCGTCCCGACCC
This genomic window from Streptomyces sp. TLI_235 contains:
- a CDS encoding acyl carrier protein; translated protein: MTAPDRPGADEALAAVLATVRSQLPDSADPSAEIDPDAPLDGLGFDSLRTVRLLVEVEEALGVEFPPDLVTAETFRTARTLADAVLDVRTAR
- a CDS encoding acyl-CoA synthetase (AMP-forming)/AMP-acid ligase II translates to MPDGHPAHTDPVHRYEGLPFRAGTPRRATVLDHLDHWAATRGGDPYLTAVAADGGTTVLTYRELDRYSRRLAHWVLTEAATPGEAVGLMPVNDAESVVAVYALLRAGCPALMLNPADPAARLAQQTEALGVRTVLHGANADGGGLPGARRLPDPRRLPDPPAKGSPEPAAGPGADALYFGTSGSTAASKLVAQTHANAVANAEALRRLHGLGPGDTFLGCLPIHHVNGVHFTLFGTLAAGAHAVLAERFSPFGYPKLLTAYRPRVASVVPSVLDALTETWRSPRLPAEFRYFVSAAAPLSAETARAVHDRLGARVLQGYGLTETTNFSTTLPAGLSDDAYRRLVLDTDIPSVGAAVHGNEVAVLLPDGSPAAPGQTGEVCMRGHNVMARYANNEEATAEAFRDGWFHSQDLGRAVVDEETGRTVFVLTGRTKNTAKVRGETVSLEEMERVLRALPGVRDAACAALPDRLLGETISAAVCAEPDLTDPALRAHLLRHFAEAVVPTRILRVDRVPRTATGKILRPELRELLSRRP